In the Chryseobacterium sp. MYb264 genome, one interval contains:
- a CDS encoding glutamate synthase subunit beta — MGKTDGFLLYGRVLPSKLKTEDRIKNFEEFVHRPSEEQLNCQAARCMDCGIPFCQNGCPLGNVIPEFNDAVYHKHWERAYRILISTNNFPEFTGRVCPAPCESACVLGINSEPVTIEEVEKNIMEIAFELGFVQPKIPHYRTGKKVAVVGSGPAGLAAACQLNQEGHSVTVFEKDEKIGGLLRFGIPDFKLDKSIVERRVEWMRAEGIEFRTSVNVGVNYSAEQLHRSFDAIVLAMGSTVPKKLRIPNSDAKGIYYAMDFLKQSNKKVSGIPFSEEEIDVKGKKVVVIGGGDTGSDCIGNSNRQGASVIHQIYYKPMQPTARDKTMPWPDYPALLQITSSHEEGCDRRWSVNSKEFIKDAEGNLKGVRLVEAEWTKNEDSGAWELYTEKPGSEFVIECDIAFIALGYTHVEHRGLVEALDIHLDPKGNLIGTNKEYKTNQTKIFSCGDARKGQSLVVWAIAEGRECAEKVDEFLKQI, encoded by the coding sequence ATGGGTAAGACAGACGGCTTTTTATTATATGGCAGAGTGCTTCCTTCAAAACTGAAAACGGAGGATAGAATAAAAAATTTTGAAGAGTTTGTTCACAGGCCTTCAGAAGAACAGCTCAATTGCCAGGCGGCAAGGTGTATGGACTGCGGGATTCCTTTTTGTCAGAATGGATGTCCGTTGGGAAATGTTATTCCTGAATTTAATGATGCTGTTTATCATAAGCATTGGGAGCGGGCTTACCGTATTCTGATATCGACAAATAATTTTCCGGAATTCACAGGCCGTGTTTGTCCGGCACCGTGTGAGAGTGCCTGCGTGCTGGGGATCAACAGTGAGCCGGTTACTATTGAGGAGGTAGAAAAAAATATCATGGAAATCGCATTTGAGCTTGGATTTGTACAGCCCAAAATTCCGCATTACAGAACAGGGAAAAAGGTGGCGGTGGTAGGTTCCGGTCCTGCGGGCTTGGCGGCAGCCTGTCAGCTTAATCAGGAGGGGCATTCAGTGACAGTTTTTGAGAAAGATGAGAAAATAGGTGGCTTACTGAGATTTGGAATCCCTGATTTTAAACTGGATAAATCTATTGTAGAGCGCCGTGTTGAATGGATGCGTGCTGAAGGTATTGAATTTAGAACCTCCGTTAATGTAGGCGTTAATTATTCTGCAGAACAGCTTCACCGAAGTTTTGATGCGATTGTTCTGGCAATGGGAAGTACAGTTCCTAAAAAGCTGCGGATTCCTAACTCTGATGCTAAAGGAATTTATTATGCTATGGATTTTCTTAAGCAAAGCAATAAAAAAGTAAGTGGAATTCCATTCAGTGAAGAAGAGATTGATGTTAAAGGGAAGAAGGTTGTTGTTATTGGTGGTGGAGATACGGGATCTGATTGTATTGGAAACAGCAATCGTCAGGGAGCCTCGGTTATCCATCAGATTTATTACAAACCTATGCAGCCTACGGCAAGAGATAAAACAATGCCCTGGCCCGATTATCCTGCTTTGTTGCAGATTACTTCGTCTCATGAAGAGGGGTGCGATCGCAGATGGTCTGTCAATTCAAAAGAGTTTATAAAAGATGCAGAAGGCAATCTGAAAGGGGTTCGATTGGTAGAAGCAGAATGGACTAAAAATGAAGATTCAGGAGCATGGGAGCTGTATACGGAAAAGCCTGGTTCCGAATTTGTAATTGAATGTGATATTGCATTTATAGCACTGGGATACACGCATGTAGAGCACCGCGGACTGGTAGAGGCTCTTGATATTCATCTGGATCCTAAAGGAAACTTAATAGGAACCAATAAAGAATACAAAACAAACCAAACCAAAATTTTTTCATGCGGTGATGCCAGAAAAGGACAAAGTCTGGTGGTTTGGGCTATTGCAGAAGGGAGAGAGTGTGCTGAAAAGGTTGATGAATTCTTAAAACAGATTTAA